A window from Marinagarivorans cellulosilyticus encodes these proteins:
- a CDS encoding glutathione peroxidase, whose translation MPNTVYDFDITLLDGQVLKLAELKGKAILIVNTASKCGFTPQYEGLETLHKQYAEQGLAIIGFPCNQFGSQEPGSAEDIGQFCLKNYGVSFPISEKIDVNGPNTAPLFTYLKEKERGILGSKAIKWNFTKFLINKEGEVLKRYASATKPEALKADIEKALSA comes from the coding sequence ATGCCAAATACCGTCTACGATTTTGACATCACGCTTCTCGATGGCCAGGTTTTGAAACTAGCCGAGCTAAAAGGCAAAGCCATCCTTATTGTTAACACCGCCAGTAAATGCGGTTTTACGCCACAGTACGAAGGCTTAGAGACACTGCACAAACAATACGCAGAGCAAGGCTTAGCGATTATTGGTTTCCCCTGCAACCAATTTGGCAGCCAAGAACCCGGTAGCGCCGAAGACATTGGGCAGTTTTGCTTAAAAAATTACGGCGTGAGCTTCCCTATCAGCGAGAAAATAGACGTTAACGGCCCCAATACTGCGCCGCTATTTACCTACCTTAAAGAAAAAGAGCGCGGCATTTTAGGTAGCAAAGCCATCAAATGGAATTTCACCAAGTTTTTAATTAACAAAGAAGGCGAAGTATTAAAACGCTACGCTTCGGCGACTAAGCCTGAGGCGTTAAAAGCCGATATTGAAAAGGCTCTTTCGGCTTAA
- the nagZ gene encoding beta-N-acetylhexosaminidase yields MALGSVMLDVAGMTLTLEEREVLAHPQVGGVILFSRNYDNPLQLIELNKQIRECKNEILIAVDHEGGRVQRFRNGVTRIPSMHELAQSAPGLISASATLMAQELMALGLDFTFAPVLDRFNPQSNVIGDRAFSECPKEVAQHANHFIAGLAIAGMAAVGKHFPGHGGVVGDTHLEIAVDERDFDEIKATDLYPFIDLAPKLQGMMPAHVVFPCVSDSPVGFSADWLHGILRDALQFSGAIFSDDLSMEAAKVAGGPIERGIAAMDAGCSMVLLCNQPDDAIELIEGFESANIRAQEPLIRKLSAVKARAQQGFNWQTLQRSQQWLATHQALQEINERH; encoded by the coding sequence ATGGCTTTAGGTTCCGTTATGTTGGATGTTGCCGGTATGACGCTAACGCTAGAAGAGCGCGAAGTTTTAGCGCACCCTCAAGTAGGCGGGGTGATTTTATTTTCGCGCAACTACGATAACCCTTTACAATTGATAGAGCTAAACAAGCAAATTAGAGAATGTAAAAACGAAATTCTTATTGCTGTTGACCATGAAGGCGGCAGGGTTCAGCGCTTTCGCAATGGTGTTACCCGCATCCCCTCTATGCATGAACTCGCGCAAAGCGCACCAGGTTTAATATCAGCCTCGGCAACATTAATGGCACAGGAATTAATGGCGTTGGGTTTGGACTTTACATTTGCGCCTGTACTTGATCGCTTTAATCCGCAAAGCAATGTTATTGGCGATCGCGCATTTTCGGAGTGCCCTAAAGAAGTGGCGCAGCATGCGAATCACTTTATTGCTGGCTTGGCCATAGCCGGTATGGCAGCAGTGGGAAAACATTTTCCTGGGCATGGTGGTGTTGTTGGCGATACCCACCTAGAGATTGCCGTTGATGAGCGCGACTTTGATGAAATTAAAGCAACAGATTTATACCCGTTTATCGACTTAGCGCCTAAATTACAGGGCATGATGCCGGCGCATGTGGTATTTCCTTGTGTGAGTGATAGCCCTGTGGGTTTTTCGGCCGACTGGTTGCACGGTATTTTGCGAGATGCGTTACAGTTTAGCGGTGCTATTTTTAGCGACGACCTATCGATGGAGGCGGCAAAGGTTGCCGGTGGTCCAATCGAGCGAGGAATTGCTGCAATGGACGCGGGTTGTTCGATGGTATTGTTATGCAATCAACCTGATGATGCGATTGAGTTGATCGAAGGTTTTGAAAGCGCCAATATTCGTGCGCAAGAGCCGTTAATTCGTAAACTCAGCGCAGTGAAAGCAAGGGCGCAGCAAGGCTTTAATTGGCAAACGTTGCAGCGTTCACAGCAGTGGCTGGCCACACATCAGGCACTGCAAGAAATTAACGAGCGCCATTAA
- the rluD gene encoding 23S rRNA pseudouridine(1911/1915/1917) synthase RluD: MMQEISQQAKVSMESKGQRLDAIAAQLFPDYSRGQLQGWIKSGELTVNGSVRKSNAKLAGGEQLALEATLADVNDWQPEDIAIDVVFEDDHLLIINKPAGLVVHPAAGNYTGTLLNGLLYRYPDSKHIPRAGIVHRLDKDTTGLMVVAKTLQAQNHLVQQLQARTVSRRYAAVLSGTLLSGGTVDAPIGRDSKHRTRMAVVDSESDAGKEAITHYEIVKRFKHFTWVELKLETGRTHQIRVHMTHIGLGLVGDATYRGRGLKTSEIDDSVLECVRSFGRQALHAKALGLIHPATGEQCQWEIPLPDDFTHLLEVLKQGNV, translated from the coding sequence ATGATGCAAGAAATTTCCCAGCAAGCCAAAGTCTCGATGGAGTCCAAAGGGCAGCGGTTGGACGCGATTGCCGCGCAGTTGTTCCCTGATTATTCACGGGGGCAATTACAAGGCTGGATTAAATCCGGCGAGTTGACGGTCAATGGCAGTGTAAGGAAGTCGAATGCCAAATTAGCCGGCGGGGAACAACTGGCTTTGGAGGCGACCTTGGCCGATGTTAACGACTGGCAGCCTGAAGATATCGCAATTGATGTGGTATTTGAAGATGACCACTTATTGATTATCAATAAGCCGGCCGGCTTGGTGGTACACCCAGCGGCAGGTAATTATACCGGCACTTTGTTAAATGGGCTTTTGTACCGTTATCCAGATTCCAAGCATATTCCGCGTGCGGGTATTGTGCACCGGCTAGATAAAGACACAACCGGTTTAATGGTGGTGGCTAAAACGTTACAAGCGCAAAACCACTTAGTGCAGCAATTGCAGGCGCGTACGGTATCGCGGCGCTACGCGGCAGTATTATCGGGGACTTTGCTCAGCGGTGGCACAGTAGACGCGCCCATAGGGCGCGACTCTAAACACCGAACGCGCATGGCGGTGGTGGATTCCGAAAGCGATGCCGGCAAAGAAGCCATCACCCATTACGAAATCGTCAAGCGCTTTAAACATTTTACATGGGTGGAATTAAAGCTTGAAACGGGCCGCACCCACCAAATTCGCGTCCACATGACGCATATTGGTTTGGGGCTGGTAGGTGATGCCACATACCGCGGGCGCGGTTTGAAGACTTCTGAAATTGATGATTCGGTATTAGAGTGTGTGCGCTCGTTCGGCCGGCAAGCCTTGCATGCTAAGGCGCTAGGCTTAATTCACCCTGCTACCGGTGAGCAATGCCAATGGGAAATTCCCTTGCCGGATGATTTTACTCATCTACTTGAGGTGTTAAAACAAGGCAATGTCTAA
- a CDS encoding mechanosensitive ion channel family protein, with the protein MDEDAVKSWLAQFVAHDYLWIIEVFLVVTVTLIVAFVVSRALTKLVSRSVATKSLWDDALFESLLRPAKWMVWVLGLSYAAGIAAAQTEVSLLSMIAPARTVGSIVIIVWFVVGFIKRAERNLVDPEYSRKPMDQTTAMAIGKLLRVSTIITSALVMLQSLGYSISGVLAFGGIGGIAVGFAAKDLLANFFGGLMIYLDRPFAVGDWVRSPDKNIEGTVEDIGWRLTRIRTFDKRPLYVPNATFTQISVENPSRMLNRRIKETIGIRYDDADKMPVIVEDVKKMLRSHKDIAQDQTLIVNFNAFNACSLDFFIYTFTKTTAWVEFHEIKQDVMLKIINIIEGHGAECAFPTSTLHIPNGVTVNSMPDEASKGDAANGA; encoded by the coding sequence ATGGACGAGGATGCAGTAAAGTCGTGGTTGGCACAATTTGTAGCCCATGATTATTTATGGATTATCGAAGTTTTTTTAGTGGTAACAGTGACGTTGATTGTTGCGTTTGTGGTGTCGCGTGCACTCACTAAGCTGGTTTCGCGCAGCGTTGCAACAAAAAGCCTCTGGGATGATGCGTTATTTGAATCGCTCTTGCGTCCTGCTAAATGGATGGTGTGGGTGTTGGGCTTATCTTACGCTGCAGGCATAGCGGCTGCGCAAACGGAAGTCAGTTTACTCAGTATGATCGCGCCTGCACGTACAGTGGGTTCGATAGTGATTATTGTATGGTTCGTGGTTGGTTTTATTAAACGGGCTGAGCGCAACTTGGTCGACCCTGAGTATTCGCGTAAGCCAATGGATCAAACCACTGCCATGGCGATTGGTAAATTGTTGCGTGTCTCAACCATTATTACCTCGGCACTGGTTATGCTTCAGTCTTTGGGGTATAGCATTTCAGGGGTATTAGCCTTTGGTGGTATTGGCGGTATAGCGGTTGGTTTCGCAGCAAAAGATTTATTGGCTAATTTTTTTGGTGGTCTAATGATTTATTTGGATCGCCCCTTTGCTGTCGGCGATTGGGTGCGTTCACCGGATAAAAATATCGAGGGTACCGTCGAGGATATCGGCTGGCGTTTAACCCGTATCCGAACTTTTGATAAGCGGCCACTTTACGTGCCCAATGCGACGTTTACTCAAATATCTGTTGAAAACCCATCTCGTATGCTCAATCGCCGCATAAAAGAAACCATTGGGATTCGTTACGATGATGCCGACAAAATGCCGGTGATTGTCGAAGATGTTAAAAAAATGCTGCGCTCGCATAAAGATATCGCGCAAGATCAAACGTTGATCGTGAACTTCAATGCATTTAATGCGTGTTCGCTCGACTTCTTTATTTACACCTTTACCAAAACAACGGCGTGGGTGGAGTTTCACGAAATTAAACAGGATGTGATGCTGAAAATTATTAATATTATCGAAGGGCACGGCGCTGAGTGCGCATTCCCGACATCAACCTTGCATATCCCTAATGGCGTAACAGTAAATTCAATGCCAGATGAGGCCTCTAAAGGAGATGCTGCTAATGGGGCATAA
- the ccoS gene encoding cbb3-type cytochrome oxidase assembly protein CcoS codes for MESLYLLIPIAILIVAVAVAVFFWAVKSGQYDDLDTEGHRILFDDDDIESNRARAAKSALDTKGEPRL; via the coding sequence GTGGAAAGTCTTTATCTGCTGATTCCCATTGCTATTTTAATTGTTGCCGTCGCCGTTGCCGTGTTTTTTTGGGCCGTCAAATCTGGTCAATACGATGATCTTGATACAGAAGGGCATCGCATTTTGTTTGATGACGACGACATTGAGTCTAATCGCGCGCGCGCGGCTAAGTCTGCACTGGACACAAAAGGTGAGCCGCGGCTGTGA
- a CDS encoding hypoxanthine-guanine phosphoribosyltransferase — translation MGHNIAWPESKQLYTEQQVSDAVAIQAEEINRTLAKTPLVALCVLHGGMVYSGLLLPKLTMPVSLDAIRVTRYRNTTQGGDELHWITRPELSLKNKTVLLMDDIFDEGKTLEYLAAWAMEQGAERVYSAVMVDKQHNRKPQKYKVDSAAMAVPDEYVFGMGMDYKGAWRNASGIWHIV, via the coding sequence ATGGGGCATAACATTGCATGGCCGGAATCGAAGCAATTGTATACCGAGCAGCAAGTTTCTGATGCTGTTGCCATACAAGCTGAGGAAATAAATCGTACCTTAGCTAAAACGCCATTGGTCGCTTTGTGTGTGTTACATGGTGGCATGGTGTATTCGGGCTTGTTATTACCTAAACTAACTATGCCAGTATCGTTAGATGCCATTCGGGTAACGCGTTATCGCAACACCACGCAAGGCGGTGACGAGTTACATTGGATCACACGCCCTGAACTATCGCTAAAAAACAAAACCGTCTTGTTAATGGATGATATTTTCGATGAGGGTAAAACACTCGAATACCTTGCCGCTTGGGCTATGGAACAAGGCGCAGAGCGAGTTTACTCTGCGGTGATGGTCGATAAACAGCACAACCGAAAACCTCAAAAATATAAAGTTGACTCAGCCGCAATGGCAGTGCCTGATGAATACGTGTTCGGTATGGGGATGGACTACAAAGGCGCCTGGCGTAATGCCAGTGGTATTTGGCATATCGTGTAA
- a CDS encoding sulfite exporter TauE/SafE family protein produces the protein MIEAVISALLLGVLGAGHCLGMCGGFAAALAYAIPAEKLARRFALLLAYNIGRIGSYALLGALAALGQNAIFDSGYPLARTIAGLLLIATGLYQAELWTGITVLERGGQKVWRYIQPLSQRLLPVYTVPKALLLGAFWGWLPCGLVYSVLVLAATQPGVTEGALTMAAFGAGTLPAVFAGGLAASWVRKWLARRWFKMGLAGCFILFGIWTIAVAWYHHSHHAGGHSHHSTLHQSTSHQGASHHDTSHHIEHNDHSSVDDSEANGLDHAMPHHPNHH, from the coding sequence GTGATTGAAGCTGTAATATCAGCCTTACTTCTCGGGGTGCTTGGCGCCGGACACTGCTTAGGAATGTGTGGCGGTTTTGCTGCAGCATTGGCCTATGCTATTCCCGCAGAAAAACTCGCTCGCCGTTTTGCATTGTTGCTGGCGTATAACATTGGCCGTATCGGCAGTTATGCCTTGTTAGGGGCTTTGGCGGCGTTAGGGCAGAATGCAATTTTTGATAGCGGTTACCCGTTAGCGCGAACTATCGCGGGTTTGTTGTTAATTGCAACCGGGCTTTACCAAGCAGAGCTTTGGACCGGTATAACGGTGCTTGAGCGCGGTGGGCAAAAAGTATGGCGTTATATTCAGCCACTAAGTCAGCGTTTATTGCCCGTTTATACTGTGCCTAAGGCATTGTTGCTGGGGGCGTTTTGGGGTTGGTTGCCCTGTGGTTTGGTGTACTCGGTTTTAGTGTTGGCGGCAACCCAGCCTGGGGTGACAGAGGGCGCGCTAACAATGGCAGCGTTTGGTGCAGGCACTTTGCCAGCGGTATTTGCCGGCGGCTTGGCGGCATCGTGGGTGCGCAAATGGTTGGCGCGGCGGTGGTTTAAAATGGGGTTGGCTGGGTGCTTTATTCTTTTTGGCATTTGGACAATCGCTGTCGCTTGGTATCACCATTCTCACCACGCTGGGGGGCATTCACACCACAGTACTTTGCATCAGAGCACTTCTCATCAGGGGGCTTCACATCACGATACATCGCATCATATCGAGCACAATGACCACTCCAGCGTTGACGATAGTGAAGCGAATGGTCTAGATCACGCAATGCCTCATCACCCAAATCATCATTAG
- the pgeF gene encoding peptidoglycan editing factor PgeF: MSNNKAAGVGSEMPLLFPQWTAPANVRTAITLAVPDATAYGAYNMAMHVGDDAVRVQAHRDALAQQLKVPYWQWLEQVHGVDVVQASAETCALPAPQADACTTSQVNLACAVLTADCLPVLLCNQQGTRVAAVHAGWRGLAAGVLLKTHQHFDASDTVMAYLGPAIGPAAFEVGAEVKKAFVQALGACAAESFVPNPHKPTHYFANLYALARLQLALLGVTAISGGQACTVNDSQFYSYRRQPVTGRFASAIWLAD, translated from the coding sequence ATGTCTAACAATAAGGCGGCGGGTGTTGGAAGCGAAATGCCTTTGCTTTTCCCGCAATGGACGGCGCCTGCCAATGTGCGTACGGCGATAACACTGGCGGTACCCGATGCTACTGCCTATGGCGCTTACAATATGGCGATGCATGTTGGTGATGATGCTGTTCGGGTGCAGGCCCATCGCGATGCATTAGCCCAGCAGCTAAAGGTTCCTTATTGGCAATGGTTAGAGCAAGTGCACGGGGTTGATGTTGTGCAAGCCAGTGCCGAAACCTGCGCATTGCCTGCGCCGCAAGCCGATGCATGTACTACTTCGCAGGTTAATTTAGCGTGTGCAGTGCTTACCGCCGATTGTTTACCGGTGCTGCTATGTAATCAGCAGGGTACTCGCGTAGCGGCAGTTCACGCAGGCTGGCGTGGCTTGGCGGCAGGAGTATTGCTCAAGACTCATCAGCACTTTGACGCTAGCGATACCGTGATGGCCTATTTAGGGCCTGCAATTGGGCCGGCGGCTTTTGAGGTGGGGGCTGAAGTTAAAAAGGCTTTTGTGCAAGCGCTGGGAGCTTGCGCGGCTGAATCTTTCGTGCCTAACCCACACAAGCCTACGCATTATTTTGCCAACTTATATGCGCTTGCCCGCTTGCAGCTAGCGTTATTAGGGGTAACCGCTATTAGTGGCGGGCAGGCTTGTACAGTGAATGATTCCCAGTTTTATTCTTATAGGCGGCAGCCCGTAACGGGCCGCTTTGCTAGTGCTATTTGGTTGGCGGATTAA
- a CDS encoding zf-TFIIB domain-containing protein, whose translation MNCTSCNQGTLQPAYLDALFPCQTCNHCGGNLVFLSDYLRWVNSEPSAPVVSDIEVAATETEKAMLCPQTKTLMLKYRISHKLEHKLDLSPAINAIWLDKGEWELLKQEGLAFELNAIFTDSWQKKIRQAKTQETLEGLYDKTFGEHYPAIKAFKAQLDTFDNKAEVIAYLLADDPYKI comes from the coding sequence ATGAACTGCACCAGCTGCAACCAAGGCACTCTCCAGCCGGCCTACCTCGATGCGCTCTTCCCTTGCCAAACATGCAACCACTGCGGTGGTAACTTGGTGTTTCTATCTGACTACCTTCGCTGGGTGAATAGCGAGCCTAGCGCACCGGTTGTCAGCGACATTGAAGTCGCTGCTACCGAAACCGAAAAAGCCATGCTGTGCCCACAAACAAAAACCCTGATGCTTAAATACCGTATCAGTCATAAGCTTGAGCATAAACTGGATCTCAGCCCAGCCATCAATGCCATTTGGTTAGACAAAGGCGAGTGGGAGCTACTAAAGCAAGAAGGCCTAGCTTTCGAGCTTAACGCTATATTCACCGATAGCTGGCAGAAAAAGATTCGCCAAGCCAAAACGCAAGAAACGCTAGAGGGCCTGTACGACAAAACCTTTGGTGAGCACTACCCCGCCATTAAAGCGTTTAAAGCACAACTAGACACATTCGATAATAAAGCCGAAGTCATTGCTTACTTGCTGGCCGACGACCCCTACAAGATTTAA
- the gloA gene encoding lactoylglutathione lyase, with amino-acid sequence MRLLHTMLRVGDLDKSLAFYVDVLGMRLLRKQDFPDGRFTLAFIGYDDEASSTVLELTHNWDTKNYELGDGYGHIAIGVKDVYAAAAAIKAAGGKIVREAGPMMHGSAVLAFAEDPDGYKIELLSLDHYNA; translated from the coding sequence ATGCGTTTACTACATACCATGCTGCGAGTGGGGGATCTCGATAAGTCGCTCGCGTTTTACGTGGATGTATTGGGCATGCGCCTGTTGCGTAAACAAGATTTCCCGGATGGGCGCTTTACACTGGCGTTTATTGGTTATGATGATGAAGCTAGCAGTACGGTATTGGAATTAACCCATAATTGGGATACCAAAAATTACGAACTTGGTGATGGCTATGGCCATATTGCAATCGGCGTAAAAGATGTTTATGCCGCGGCGGCGGCCATTAAAGCCGCCGGCGGTAAAATCGTGCGCGAAGCGGGGCCCATGATGCATGGCTCGGCGGTATTAGCCTTTGCTGAAGATCCAGACGGTTATAAAATTGAACTACTTTCCCTTGATCACTACAACGCATGA
- a CDS encoding ABC-F family ATP-binding cassette domain-containing protein — MIKLTQASLQRGHKILLEKASLTVHIGEKLGVIGANGSGKSSLFKLLIGELAVDAGDLHVPSAWKTAHMAQEVGAGERTALDYVQDGDTELRAIEQAIAKVGDDGEKLANLYAQYEHIDGYTAAARAMQLIAGLGFCAADGARPVSDFSGGWRIRLNLAQALMCRSDLLLLDEPTNHLDLDATLWLEQRLKQYQGTLLIISHDRDFLDNVVTGIANFENTQLISYSGNYSAYERQKAERLAQQQAAFEKQQERITEIESFVRRFRAKATKAKQAQSRLKELERMEQLSPAHIDSPFNFRFPTPERIPQQLITLSDADLGYGNKVLLKKVQLSIHGNSRLGLLGANGAGKSTLMKTLVGEGGAKSTLLAGDRVEGAHLRIGYFNQHQLEALDMNASCALHLQRLSPKASEQEVRNFLGSFDFQGDRAFETIQHFSGGEKARLAMAIVAWQKPNLLLLDEPTNHLDLEVRHALTLALQGFDGAVVLVSHDRHLLRNSVEEFLLVDDGKVSLFDGDLHDYETWLTTKSASATGGQSPTETTAVQDKNTKKTERQNNAAMRAQLKPLTNAVKKLEKEIDKLQQSLTAVEQELSDPDIYTTGGETLTKTLKRQAEISEKLEMCEEEWMLKSEELETLTQG; from the coding sequence ATGATTAAATTAACGCAAGCGAGCCTACAGCGCGGCCATAAAATTCTGTTAGAAAAAGCATCGCTTACGGTCCATATTGGTGAGAAGCTAGGTGTTATTGGCGCGAATGGCAGCGGTAAATCCAGCCTGTTTAAATTATTAATAGGCGAGCTGGCGGTTGATGCAGGCGACTTACATGTGCCTAGCGCGTGGAAAACCGCACATATGGCGCAGGAAGTTGGGGCCGGAGAACGCACGGCCTTAGACTATGTGCAAGATGGCGATACCGAGCTTAGAGCTATCGAGCAAGCAATAGCCAAAGTGGGCGATGACGGCGAAAAGCTCGCCAACCTCTATGCGCAATATGAGCACATTGACGGTTACACCGCAGCGGCTAGGGCGATGCAATTAATTGCCGGGCTGGGCTTTTGCGCAGCCGATGGTGCCCGTCCAGTATCCGACTTTTCCGGTGGTTGGCGAATTCGCTTAAATTTGGCACAAGCATTAATGTGTCGCTCCGATTTATTGTTACTCGATGAGCCGACAAACCACTTAGATCTAGATGCAACACTTTGGCTTGAGCAGCGATTAAAGCAATATCAAGGCACGTTATTAATTATTTCTCACGATCGAGATTTTTTAGATAACGTGGTTACGGGCATTGCTAACTTTGAAAATACACAGTTAATCAGTTATAGCGGTAATTACAGCGCTTACGAGCGGCAAAAAGCTGAGCGTTTAGCGCAGCAGCAAGCAGCGTTTGAAAAACAACAAGAGCGCATTACTGAAATTGAAAGTTTTGTTCGCCGTTTTAGAGCCAAAGCTACTAAAGCCAAGCAGGCGCAAAGCCGGCTTAAAGAGTTAGAGCGCATGGAGCAGCTTTCTCCCGCCCATATTGACTCGCCATTTAATTTCCGTTTTCCGACGCCAGAGCGCATTCCTCAGCAGCTAATTACCCTAAGCGATGCCGACTTGGGTTATGGCAATAAAGTGCTGCTAAAAAAAGTACAGCTGAGTATTCATGGCAATTCGCGCTTGGGCTTGTTGGGTGCCAATGGCGCGGGTAAATCTACCTTAATGAAAACGCTAGTTGGTGAGGGTGGCGCTAAATCAACATTGTTAGCTGGGGATAGGGTTGAAGGTGCACACTTACGTATTGGTTATTTTAATCAACACCAATTAGAAGCGTTAGATATGAATGCATCCTGCGCTTTGCATTTACAGCGTTTAAGCCCTAAAGCCTCTGAGCAAGAAGTCCGTAATTTTTTAGGCAGTTTTGATTTTCAAGGCGATAGAGCCTTCGAAACCATTCAGCACTTTTCTGGTGGTGAAAAAGCGCGTTTAGCGATGGCGATTGTAGCCTGGCAAAAGCCTAACTTGTTATTGCTGGATGAACCGACGAACCACTTGGATTTGGAAGTTCGCCACGCGTTAACTTTAGCGTTACAAGGTTTTGATGGCGCGGTTGTTTTAGTGTCGCACGATAGGCATTTACTACGTAATTCAGTAGAAGAGTTTTTGCTGGTTGATGACGGTAAGGTGAGTTTGTTTGATGGCGATCTTCACGATTACGAAACCTGGTTAACCACTAAAAGTGCCAGCGCCACAGGGGGGCAAAGCCCCACTGAAACAACCGCGGTACAAGATAAAAACACCAAGAAAACCGAGCGTCAAAATAACGCAGCGATGCGCGCACAATTAAAGCCGCTAACCAATGCCGTAAAAAAACTTGAAAAAGAAATCGATAAACTACAGCAAAGCTTAACCGCGGTGGAGCAGGAGCTGTCAGACCCTGATATTTATACCACAGGTGGCGAGACATTAACAAAAACACTAAAACGCCAAGCTGAAATTAGTGAAAAGTTGGAGATGTGTGAAGAGGAATGGATGCTCAAAAGTGAAGAGTTAGAAACGCTAACTCAGGGTTAA
- a CDS encoding outer membrane protein assembly factor BamD has translation MRAHLIFILVSALALGATLTGCASNEEKDKSTEQQLYERAQRSLDGKNWQAAVSALELLEENFPFGTFGEQAQLELIYAHYQSGDYELSIANADRFIRLHPQHRHADYAYYMRGLASFNKESSLVGSIFGMDNTSRDPGAAINAFNMLSEFVTRYPSSDYAVDAQLRMVYLRNLLARGEIHIANYYFSRKAYLAAAARGRAVVENYQGSPAVPDGLASLIQAYHMLGQDELGVNAIKVLRENYPEYPALNEDGSFNYNYAGQLDKKNWISYLTLGLFNKQLEIGFDTRDIYNSMYKDKSQLEKTDAPRPTE, from the coding sequence ATGCGAGCACACCTTATATTTATACTGGTTAGCGCCCTAGCGCTTGGGGCAACATTGACCGGCTGCGCCTCTAACGAGGAAAAAGACAAAAGCACCGAACAACAGCTGTACGAGCGTGCCCAGCGCTCATTGGACGGTAAGAATTGGCAGGCGGCTGTATCAGCCTTAGAGCTGCTCGAAGAAAACTTCCCCTTTGGCACCTTTGGCGAACAAGCACAACTCGAGCTGATTTATGCTCACTACCAATCGGGTGATTATGAGCTTTCCATTGCCAATGCCGATCGCTTTATTCGCTTACACCCACAACATCGCCATGCCGATTACGCCTACTATATGCGCGGGTTGGCCAGCTTTAACAAAGAAAGCTCGTTAGTGGGTTCAATTTTTGGCATGGATAACACCAGCCGCGACCCAGGCGCAGCGATTAATGCATTCAACATGTTATCTGAGTTTGTAACCCGCTATCCAAGCTCCGATTACGCTGTCGATGCCCAGCTTCGCATGGTTTATTTACGCAACCTTCTTGCTCGCGGCGAAATTCACATTGCCAACTATTACTTTAGCCGCAAAGCGTACCTTGCCGCTGCCGCACGGGGCCGCGCCGTTGTCGAAAACTACCAAGGCTCGCCCGCCGTACCCGACGGTTTAGCCTCTTTAATTCAGGCTTATCACATGCTGGGGCAAGACGAGCTTGGCGTAAACGCTATTAAAGTCTTGCGTGAGAACTACCCCGAGTACCCAGCCCTTAACGAAGACGGCAGCTTTAACTACAACTATGCAGGCCAGCTAGACAAGAAAAACTGGATTAGCTACCTAACCCTTGGGCTATTTAACAAGCAGCTAGAAATTGGCTTTGATACCCGCGACATTTACAACAGTATGTACAAAGATAAAAGCCAACTCGAAAAAACTGACGCGCCACGCCCTACCGAATAA
- a CDS encoding TetR/AcrR family transcriptional regulator → MANSETVDKILHAATVLFAERGFAETSLRTITCMADVNLAAVNYHFGSKKALIQAVFTRFLDPFCKALENNLDKLDRESPSVRDVLLAAGGAFVATQREVNERPERFARLMTLAYTQSQEHLRQHCSERFGGTLARLTKLLQVAAPNTDYMQFYWRMNFMLGASLFTLSSFESIVAMLGKNPEDIPIDEMLKYLVPAMTGMLQSDQIVDAAAPVAEIQNP, encoded by the coding sequence ATGGCCAATAGCGAAACAGTCGATAAAATTTTACATGCCGCAACGGTGCTATTTGCAGAACGCGGTTTTGCCGAAACATCGTTGCGGACGATTACCTGTATGGCTGACGTTAATTTGGCGGCCGTTAATTATCACTTCGGTTCAAAAAAAGCGTTAATTCAAGCTGTTTTCACACGCTTTTTAGACCCGTTTTGTAAAGCGTTAGAAAACAACTTGGATAAGCTAGATCGCGAGTCCCCAAGTGTACGCGATGTGTTGTTGGCTGCCGGCGGTGCCTTTGTCGCTACGCAACGCGAAGTGAATGAGCGTCCAGAGCGCTTCGCCCGTTTAATGACGTTGGCTTACACCCAATCACAAGAGCACTTGCGGCAGCATTGTTCCGAGCGTTTTGGTGGTACGTTGGCTCGTTTAACTAAACTGTTGCAGGTGGCCGCTCCCAATACCGATTACATGCAGTTTTATTGGCGCATGAATTTTATGCTGGGGGCGTCTTTATTTACCCTTTCAAGTTTTGAATCGATTGTAGCGATGCTTGGGAAAAACCCAGAGGATATCCCTATTGATGAAATGCTTAAGTATTTAGTGCCGGCAATGACTGGTATGTTACAAAGCGATCAAATCGTGGATGCTGCTGCGCCTGTCGCTGAGATACAAAATCCGTAA